One genomic segment of Paenibacillus xylanexedens includes these proteins:
- a CDS encoding (4Fe-4S)-binding protein, protein MSKEKLYYGKDIEVMFNSDVCIHSGICVKGLPAVFDLSKRPWVDPDGDTSEAIARHIDTCPSGALTYKLLNDEYLTKKEDEHA, encoded by the coding sequence ATGAGTAAAGAGAAGTTATACTACGGTAAAGATATCGAGGTTATGTTTAATTCGGATGTCTGCATTCATTCCGGTATTTGCGTAAAGGGCCTCCCTGCTGTTTTTGATTTGAGCAAGCGTCCTTGGGTTGATCCTGATGGTGACACTTCGGAGGCCATTGCCCGGCATATTGACACATGTCCAAGCGGAGCATTGACGTATAAGCTTCTGAACGATGAATACTTAACAAAGAAAGAGGATGAACATGCATAA
- a CDS encoding extracellular solute-binding protein, with protein sequence MRTKWSIKSKRVTKRLAVLSMSALMVAALAACGDSSNPPTAEEAGKYEVTPGDPFSAYKDEITVTMGRVTTANPKLPAGDTYENNAYTRLVKDTFNAQITDQFEANGEDYSRQVSLAIASGELPDMMRVDSKDELKELVDNDLIEDLTSIYDQYATDNIKQMYDSYDGRALDNATIDGRLMGLPATSLDSAPTMVWVRQDWLDLLGIQLDADGDGAISLNEVEQTALEFLKRDPGQSGNPVGIPFVNTMNTTDYNGSAYTMLGVASTEGAFPQYWMNGEDGKIVYGSTTEETKKMLGTMADWFKNGIIDPQFGTRTFDDITALYANGQSGIAFGPWHIPDWGLISAKQMDKNAKFSAYTLEDANGKVNVAHANPSNQFIVVRKGYEHPELAVKILNLFYDKLANDKDAATTMPEAAKYQETGVDGSTRPFNIEVNSATSLLDDYSDVVRGIKGEISLDEVRTTESKNNIGSIKTYLSDMDTDDVTAWSKYHSRINGVGLIDKLTQENKFVWMTPAFSGTTPSMKQTWANLTKLEQESFIKIVTGSEPLDYFDTFVSNWKKQGGDQVIQEIEDEIASKNKHP encoded by the coding sequence ATGAGAACAAAATGGTCTATAAAAAGCAAACGGGTGACAAAGCGTCTGGCCGTGCTGTCCATGTCCGCCTTGATGGTTGCAGCCCTAGCGGCATGTGGAGACTCTTCCAATCCTCCTACTGCAGAGGAAGCAGGCAAATATGAGGTAACGCCTGGAGATCCGTTCAGTGCCTATAAAGACGAAATCACCGTAACCATGGGACGGGTAACCACAGCCAACCCAAAACTGCCGGCTGGTGATACCTATGAGAACAACGCATATACTCGGCTGGTCAAAGACACGTTTAACGCTCAGATTACAGATCAATTTGAAGCCAATGGTGAAGATTATAGCCGTCAAGTTTCGCTCGCTATCGCATCCGGGGAATTACCTGATATGATGCGTGTTGATTCCAAAGATGAACTGAAAGAGCTGGTGGATAACGATCTGATTGAGGATCTGACATCCATTTACGATCAATATGCCACGGATAATATCAAGCAGATGTACGATTCCTATGATGGACGTGCATTAGACAATGCAACGATTGATGGACGTTTGATGGGCCTTCCGGCGACTTCCCTGGATTCCGCACCAACAATGGTTTGGGTCCGTCAAGATTGGCTGGATCTGCTGGGGATTCAACTCGATGCAGACGGAGACGGCGCCATTTCGCTGAATGAAGTGGAGCAAACAGCGCTGGAATTCCTGAAAAGAGATCCTGGCCAATCCGGGAACCCGGTAGGTATTCCATTTGTGAACACGATGAACACAACAGATTACAATGGCTCTGCTTATACGATGCTGGGAGTAGCCTCAACCGAGGGAGCCTTCCCGCAATATTGGATGAATGGTGAAGACGGCAAAATCGTGTATGGTTCTACGACAGAAGAAACGAAAAAAATGCTGGGCACCATGGCGGATTGGTTCAAGAATGGCATCATTGACCCGCAATTTGGAACCCGCACGTTTGACGATATTACCGCACTCTACGCCAATGGCCAAAGCGGCATCGCCTTTGGACCGTGGCATATCCCTGACTGGGGACTGATCAGTGCGAAACAGATGGATAAAAATGCGAAATTCTCGGCTTATACGCTAGAGGATGCAAACGGCAAGGTCAACGTGGCGCATGCCAACCCATCCAATCAGTTTATCGTGGTGAGAAAGGGATATGAACACCCTGAACTGGCCGTTAAGATTCTTAACCTGTTCTACGATAAACTGGCTAATGATAAAGATGCCGCAACAACCATGCCGGAAGCTGCCAAATATCAGGAGACCGGGGTAGACGGTTCAACGAGACCGTTTAATATCGAAGTCAATTCGGCTACATCGCTACTGGATGATTACTCTGACGTTGTTCGCGGGATTAAAGGAGAGATCAGCCTGGATGAGGTTCGCACAACCGAATCGAAGAACAATATCGGAAGCATCAAAACCTATTTGAGCGACATGGATACGGATGATGTGACTGCTTGGTCAAAATATCATTCGCGGATCAACGGTGTTGGACTGATCGACAAACTGACACAAGAAAACAAATTTGTATGGATGACACCTGCTTTCTCTGGCACTACACCAAGCATGAAACAGACGTGGGCCAATCTGACAAAGTTGGAGCAGGAGTCGTTTATCAAAATCGTAACGGGCTCAGAACCGCTCGATTATTTCGATACATTTGTGAGCAACTGGAAGAAACAGGGTGGTGATCAAGTCATTCAGGAAATTGAAGACGAGATCGCATCGAAAAATAAACATCCATGA
- a CDS encoding glycoside hydrolase family 13 protein, whose protein sequence is MKRVWWKEAVAYQIYPRSFMDSNGDGVGDIQGIISKLDYIQDLGIDLIWICPMYKSPNDDNGYDISDYCSIMDEFGTMADFDQLLNEVHLRGMKLIMDLVINHTSDEHPWFIESRASLDNPKRDWYIWRDGKNGEEPNNWESIFGGSAWEYDEVSGQYYLHLFSKKQPDLNWANQEVRKSIYEMMNWWLDKGIDGFRVDAISHIHKEEGLLDMPIREGVKYVSSFEKHMNVKGIQSYLQEMKENTLSRYDVVTVGEANGVKVEDQEDLLDWICEVRGKFNMVFQFEHLDLWKNSTDRQLDVPKLKNVLTKWQKSLEGVGWNALFIENHDQPRKVSSWGNDTEYWYESATALGAMYFFMQGTPFIYQGQEIGMTNVAYPSIEDYNDIADRNLYQIKREEGMSHEEIMNIIWASSRDNSRTPMQWSSAKEAGFTSGTPWLKVNDNYIHINVEKQLQEPGSILHFYKKMIQLRKEHDTLTYGIYELLMPDHPSIYAYTRTLADEQVLVVINLTEHIVELEEDELGLNFSEIWLTNYENGLLPLVLRPFETMVGLSDKV, encoded by the coding sequence ATGAAAAGAGTATGGTGGAAAGAAGCAGTAGCTTATCAAATCTATCCGAGAAGTTTTATGGATTCCAACGGAGATGGAGTTGGTGACATCCAGGGGATCATATCTAAACTGGATTATATTCAAGATCTCGGTATTGATCTGATATGGATCTGTCCAATGTATAAGTCCCCTAACGACGATAATGGTTATGACATCAGCGATTACTGTTCCATTATGGATGAATTCGGCACGATGGCGGACTTTGATCAATTACTGAATGAAGTTCATCTTCGCGGCATGAAACTCATTATGGACTTGGTGATCAATCATACAAGTGACGAACACCCGTGGTTTATTGAATCCAGAGCTTCACTGGATAACCCCAAACGAGATTGGTACATCTGGAGAGATGGGAAGAATGGAGAGGAACCAAATAACTGGGAGAGCATCTTTGGCGGTTCTGCTTGGGAATATGATGAAGTCTCCGGACAATACTATCTCCATCTGTTCTCCAAGAAACAACCAGACTTGAATTGGGCAAATCAGGAAGTTCGGAAATCCATATATGAAATGATGAACTGGTGGCTAGATAAAGGGATTGATGGTTTCCGTGTGGATGCAATCAGCCATATTCACAAAGAAGAGGGTCTCTTGGATATGCCAATCCGAGAAGGCGTCAAGTACGTCTCTTCATTTGAAAAGCATATGAATGTCAAGGGAATCCAGAGTTATCTGCAAGAAATGAAAGAGAATACATTATCCAGATATGACGTCGTGACTGTTGGGGAAGCAAATGGAGTTAAGGTCGAGGACCAAGAAGATCTGCTGGATTGGATCTGTGAAGTCAGAGGGAAATTTAATATGGTCTTTCAATTCGAACACCTGGATCTTTGGAAAAATAGCACAGACAGGCAACTGGATGTTCCCAAATTGAAAAACGTCTTGACGAAGTGGCAAAAATCACTGGAAGGCGTCGGCTGGAATGCTTTATTTATTGAAAATCACGATCAGCCTCGCAAAGTTTCATCTTGGGGAAATGATACGGAGTATTGGTATGAAAGTGCCACAGCACTTGGAGCCATGTACTTTTTCATGCAAGGCACTCCATTCATATATCAGGGGCAAGAGATAGGCATGACAAACGTGGCTTACCCTTCGATAGAGGATTATAACGACATAGCCGATCGGAATTTATATCAGATCAAACGCGAAGAGGGGATGTCGCATGAGGAGATCATGAACATCATCTGGGCTTCGAGTCGCGATAACTCCAGAACGCCGATGCAATGGTCTTCGGCCAAAGAGGCCGGGTTTACCAGCGGTACGCCATGGCTGAAGGTGAATGATAATTACATCCATATTAATGTAGAGAAACAACTCCAGGAACCAGGTTCCATCCTTCACTTTTATAAAAAAATGATTCAGCTGCGAAAAGAGCACGATACGTTGACTTATGGTATTTATGAGCTTCTTATGCCGGATCATCCGAGTATATATGCATATACACGTACACTGGCAGACGAACAGGTGCTGGTAGTAATCAACCTTACTGAACACATCGTGGAGCTTGAGGAAGATGAGCTTGGCCTCAACTTTTCAGAGATCTGGCTTACCAACTATGAGAATGGCTTGCTGCCACTGGTGTTGCGACCGTTCGAAACCATGGTTGGTTTAAGCGATAAAGTATAA
- a CDS encoding carbohydrate ABC transporter permease, with protein sequence MSYSANLKDRIGRFVIYAIVLMLALVCLLPLWNIVAISFSSSEAVSANAVGLVPVNFTTAAYTKIIEDAQFWRSFGISVLRVALTLVLNMILIILMAYPLSKSKRDFKGRNIYMNIMIFAMLFSGGMIPSYLLIKNLDMLNTIWALVLPGAVPIFSVILVMNFFSAVPKALEEAAFIDGANPLQVLFKVYVPVSIPALATVALFSIVGTWNDFFGGLIYMTKVSNYPLMTYIQSLNVNIADLLQAGTNSSELSNLTEISNKNLNAAKIVVAVIPLLLIYPLLQKYFVTGIVVGSVKE encoded by the coding sequence GTGTCCTATTCTGCAAACTTAAAAGATCGAATTGGCCGGTTTGTCATCTATGCCATCGTTCTCATGCTGGCATTGGTCTGCCTTCTTCCGTTATGGAATATCGTTGCCATTTCATTCAGCAGCAGCGAGGCGGTATCCGCCAACGCAGTAGGTCTCGTTCCAGTTAATTTCACAACAGCAGCGTATACCAAAATTATCGAAGATGCACAGTTCTGGCGTTCCTTTGGCATATCTGTTCTACGTGTCGCACTTACCCTTGTGCTTAACATGATTTTGATTATTTTGATGGCTTATCCGCTATCCAAATCGAAAAGGGACTTCAAAGGCAGAAACATTTATATGAATATCATGATTTTTGCCATGTTGTTCAGCGGAGGCATGATTCCGAGTTACCTGCTGATCAAAAACCTGGATATGCTGAATACGATATGGGCACTCGTTCTGCCAGGCGCTGTCCCCATATTCAGTGTCATTCTCGTGATGAATTTCTTCTCCGCTGTACCTAAAGCGCTTGAAGAAGCAGCATTCATCGATGGGGCCAATCCGCTCCAGGTCTTGTTCAAAGTGTATGTTCCCGTATCCATTCCTGCACTGGCGACAGTCGCCTTATTCAGTATCGTGGGTACGTGGAATGACTTTTTCGGCGGGTTGATCTATATGACCAAAGTGAGTAATTATCCGCTAATGACCTATATTCAGTCCCTTAACGTGAATATTGCTGATTTGCTTCAAGCGGGCACAAATTCCAGCGAACTCAGTAACCTGACTGAAATTTCGAATAAAAACCTGAACGCAGCCAAAATCGTAGTTGCTGTTATCCCGCTATTGCTGATTTACCCGCTGCTGCAAAAATACTTTGTGACTGGCATTGTCGTAGGATCGGTCAAAGAATAG
- a CDS encoding methyl-accepting chemotaxis protein: MRQTRKKKMDLRFKLYLIILVPLLAMGGLIIWSTIDSSENASLMTMQHNNQKLAVNTASQLGQESELIKTLSSTASEESNEYKSLRDELVKVRLQSGALYVYMYNKTSDGWIYTVDGANWDDTEYSPYGTAMEFNPQIQERLLRGEVVTTGIVDDPTWGQLLSSFTPIKDSQGTVIGYLGIDISAEAVNQVSATSVNNAYQTIIPIFMVVLILSLVMMLFVVRGILRQVRDIKSSLEQVADGNLTVVSTHMSNDQLGDISDLINIMVAQLTNILMGIQQGSNTLQQSSKDISETAQTNQRQSEELSRAIEEIAIGSMKQAEETEHSVQHSESLGKIMDEVGSYVKQFTYTSEQLSSVQVQVTREHEVLLEKGRENAKRVEHQQDISRSLTTQSELASSISGQIHNILKQTQILSLNASIEAARAGEAGKGFAVVAGEMGQLAQQSERSIQEIDEILGSFVQEIHRMGNHFDANMVAVKEQEKQIADCLQAFGQVSRLSTEVHELAQSLDSRTMDMHSIRQELEQNLSYIASATEETSAMAEEVTASAVEQQRSASELSNISGELAGLAGNLKSYSDQFQIEVTK; this comes from the coding sequence GTGAGACAGACTCGCAAAAAAAAGATGGATTTAAGGTTTAAACTGTATTTGATTATTCTGGTTCCGCTACTGGCCATGGGCGGTCTAATCATATGGAGCACCATCGACTCCAGTGAAAATGCATCATTAATGACCATGCAGCATAACAATCAGAAGCTGGCTGTGAATACCGCCTCTCAACTAGGTCAGGAGTCGGAATTAATTAAGACATTATCTTCTACTGCTTCAGAGGAGAGCAACGAATATAAAAGTCTTAGGGACGAACTCGTTAAAGTTAGGCTTCAATCGGGAGCCTTGTATGTTTATATGTATAACAAAACTTCGGACGGGTGGATCTACACCGTAGATGGAGCGAATTGGGACGATACGGAATATAGCCCTTACGGAACTGCAATGGAATTTAATCCCCAGATTCAGGAACGTTTATTACGCGGTGAAGTCGTCACAACAGGCATTGTAGACGATCCAACCTGGGGCCAGCTATTGTCCTCCTTTACACCAATCAAGGATTCGCAAGGTACTGTCATTGGCTATCTGGGCATTGATATTTCTGCTGAAGCAGTGAATCAAGTCTCCGCGACATCTGTGAATAATGCTTATCAGACGATTATCCCGATTTTTATGGTTGTACTGATTCTTTCTTTGGTCATGATGTTATTCGTAGTTAGAGGCATTCTCAGACAAGTACGCGATATTAAGTCAAGCCTCGAACAGGTTGCTGATGGGAATCTTACAGTCGTATCCACACATATGTCCAATGATCAACTCGGTGACATCAGTGATTTGATTAACATCATGGTTGCCCAATTGACGAACATTCTGATGGGAATACAGCAAGGATCAAATACGTTACAGCAGTCATCAAAAGATATTTCGGAAACCGCTCAGACAAACCAGCGTCAGAGCGAAGAACTTTCCAGAGCAATTGAGGAGATTGCCATAGGTTCAATGAAACAGGCTGAAGAGACAGAACATTCCGTCCAGCATTCAGAGAGTCTCGGCAAAATAATGGATGAAGTAGGTTCATATGTGAAACAGTTTACTTATACTTCAGAGCAGCTATCTTCTGTTCAAGTACAAGTTACACGTGAACATGAGGTTCTGCTTGAGAAGGGTCGAGAGAATGCCAAGCGTGTTGAGCATCAACAGGATATTTCCAGGTCTCTGACGACTCAATCCGAACTCGCCTCCTCTATTAGCGGTCAAATTCACAACATTTTAAAACAAACTCAAATTCTATCCCTGAATGCTTCAATTGAAGCGGCCCGAGCTGGAGAAGCGGGTAAAGGCTTTGCAGTCGTTGCAGGTGAAATGGGACAGCTCGCTCAACAATCCGAACGTTCGATCCAGGAGATTGATGAGATCCTGGGTTCATTTGTTCAAGAGATACATCGGATGGGCAATCATTTTGATGCGAATATGGTAGCTGTTAAGGAACAGGAGAAACAAATCGCTGATTGTCTCCAGGCATTTGGACAGGTTAGCCGCTTATCGACCGAAGTGCATGAGTTGGCTCAGAGTTTAGACAGCCGGACGATGGATATGCACTCTATTCGTCAGGAGTTGGAACAGAATCTCAGTTATATTGCTTCCGCAACCGAGGAAACTTCAGCCATGGCCGAAGAAGTCACGGCTAGTGCTGTGGAGCAGCAGCGATCGGCAAGCGAACTGTCGAACATCTCCGGGGAACTCGCCGGTCTTGCAGGCAACCTCAAATCATATTCCGATCAATTTCAGATCGAAGTCACTAAATAA
- a CDS encoding GNAT family N-acetyltransferase translates to MHNVEHEPANKRFLIQDNGDIAAVMTYVISSPELYIIDHTLVENAYRGQGLGDELIKAMVEHARENGIKILPLCPFAKGRFERISEYADVLHQ, encoded by the coding sequence ATGCATAACGTAGAACATGAACCTGCCAATAAAAGATTCCTTATTCAAGATAACGGTGACATTGCTGCGGTGATGACCTATGTAATCTCGAGTCCAGAGCTATACATCATTGATCACACTTTGGTGGAAAATGCTTACCGAGGACAAGGGCTTGGCGATGAACTTATCAAAGCGATGGTGGAACACGCGCGGGAAAACGGTATTAAAATTTTACCTTTATGCCCGTTTGCCAAGGGACGTTTCGAACGTATCTCTGAATACGCGGATGTTCTCCATCAATAA
- a CDS encoding glycoside hydrolase family 13 protein — protein sequence MENKKWWKETVVYQIYPRSFQDRNGDGIGDLEGIVSRLDYLQELGIGAIWLSPVCKSPQDDYGYDISDYQDIDPMFGSLEDMETLILEAKKRDIRIIMDLVLNHTSDEHPWFLEAKKGKDNPYHDYYIWRDGVDGTPPNDLGSTFGGSAWEWVPEIGQYYLHLFSVKQPDLNWENPKVRQEIYNMINWWIDKGVGGFRLDVIDLIGKEPDLKITGNGPNLHQYIRELSKETFQKAEDLLTVGETWGATPEIAKLYSNPDGSEFSMVFQFEHISLDEQEGKGKWDLKPLDVMALKTVLSKWQTELKGDAWNSLFWNNHDLPRIVSRWGNDGEFRVESAKMLATLLHGMQGTPYIYQGEELGMTNIQYSIEDYRDIELLNFYKERMDKGYPEQSVMESIYAKGRDNARTPMQWDTSDNSGFTQGEPWIKVNPNYKHIHAEESLNNPESIFHYYRKLIQLRKDHEVIVYGDYELIFPENPDVFAYTRTLNGTTILVVCNFQGYTTELSLQEQLTETNQLLISNYTGELLKNKLRPYEARMYLIHN from the coding sequence ATGGAAAATAAAAAATGGTGGAAAGAAACCGTTGTATATCAGATATATCCACGCAGCTTTCAAGATCGTAACGGTGATGGAATCGGAGACTTGGAGGGCATTGTGTCCCGATTGGATTATTTGCAGGAACTCGGCATTGGTGCGATCTGGTTATCACCCGTTTGCAAGTCTCCTCAAGATGATTACGGATATGATATTTCAGATTATCAGGACATCGATCCGATGTTTGGGTCTTTGGAAGATATGGAAACATTAATTCTTGAAGCCAAGAAACGAGACATTCGGATCATCATGGATTTGGTGTTGAACCATACATCGGATGAACACCCCTGGTTTCTAGAAGCCAAAAAAGGTAAAGATAATCCGTACCATGACTACTACATCTGGAGAGATGGCGTTGATGGAACGCCCCCAAACGACTTGGGGTCCACCTTCGGTGGTTCAGCCTGGGAATGGGTGCCTGAGATCGGGCAATATTATTTGCATCTATTTTCCGTAAAACAGCCCGATCTCAACTGGGAAAACCCCAAAGTCCGGCAGGAGATATATAACATGATTAATTGGTGGATCGACAAGGGTGTGGGTGGTTTTCGCCTTGACGTAATCGACTTAATCGGTAAAGAACCGGATTTGAAGATTACGGGAAACGGACCTAATCTGCATCAATATATCAGGGAACTGAGCAAGGAGACGTTTCAAAAAGCAGAAGACCTGCTAACCGTTGGAGAAACATGGGGCGCCACTCCGGAAATCGCCAAACTGTACAGTAATCCAGACGGAAGTGAGTTTTCAATGGTCTTCCAATTTGAACACATCAGCTTGGATGAACAGGAAGGCAAAGGAAAGTGGGATCTTAAACCTTTGGATGTGATGGCATTAAAAACAGTGCTGTCCAAGTGGCAAACTGAGCTCAAAGGTGATGCCTGGAACAGTCTGTTCTGGAACAACCATGACTTGCCTCGTATCGTTTCACGTTGGGGAAATGATGGAGAATTCAGAGTTGAATCGGCTAAAATGTTGGCTACCCTTCTTCATGGCATGCAAGGTACGCCTTACATATATCAGGGCGAAGAGCTGGGTATGACGAATATTCAATATTCGATCGAGGATTATCGGGATATTGAGTTGCTTAACTTTTATAAGGAAAGAATGGATAAAGGTTATCCTGAACAAAGCGTGATGGAGTCGATCTACGCCAAGGGCCGCGATAATGCACGCACACCTATGCAATGGGATACTTCCGATAACTCGGGTTTTACACAAGGGGAACCTTGGATTAAGGTGAATCCAAATTATAAGCATATCCATGCCGAGGAAAGTTTGAATAATCCCGAATCCATATTTCATTATTACCGGAAGTTAATCCAATTACGAAAAGATCACGAAGTCATCGTATATGGTGATTATGAGCTGATCTTTCCAGAGAACCCCGACGTGTTTGCATATACCCGAACGCTGAATGGTACGACAATTCTTGTGGTATGCAATTTCCAGGGATATACGACAGAACTTTCGCTTCAGGAGCAATTGACAGAGACGAATCAGCTACTGATATCCAATTATACAGGCGAACTATTGAAGAACAAATTACGTCCATATGAAGCAAGAATGTACCTTATCCATAATTAA
- a CDS encoding response regulator transcription factor, whose protein sequence is MIKVLIVDDDKLVRKGISSAMPWDEFDMEVVGEASNGLKALDFLKTQPVDLMLTDLAMPVMSGIELMRAARQLYPELHIVVLTLHQDFDYIQEALRLGAIDYIAKVQLEKEQFEHVLQRIHTRINGLTSTIRKMPAQNEINFHYRNVYALVSQDRKSEHKWPMELTAHEDEIRWEVERHSCMWAAPPSEEDQLFHQLRESLHQVPQCTLLVLSDVQELTWSQIKNWIMNYTETSLFYVYNPNNQVIAVSMNEEDTCSNEPQDEDLDRIKQIWFQTPWTHHDSYYNQLIDQFISLRLHKGQLMGLLYSIVMEWNHLFAQTTLGRIAMIHSFESWYEVEEWIKQTAASIRKADEQTSYSQEIIDAVKKAVMIVQQDLEQAYTALGLSQQLNISRSYFSQCFKDLMGKTFNEYSRFIRVEKSKEYLLNTNNTIFWIAERVGYSDEKYFSRIFRELTGLLPSEYRQLGRGNK, encoded by the coding sequence ATGATTAAGGTATTGATTGTAGATGATGATAAGCTGGTACGCAAAGGTATTAGCTCTGCGATGCCATGGGACGAGTTCGACATGGAGGTTGTAGGAGAAGCAAGCAACGGGTTGAAAGCACTGGATTTTCTGAAAACCCAACCGGTCGATCTGATGCTAACGGATCTTGCGATGCCCGTCATGTCAGGGATCGAACTGATGCGAGCTGCAAGGCAGCTCTATCCTGAACTTCATATCGTTGTGTTAACACTGCATCAGGATTTCGATTATATCCAGGAAGCGCTAAGACTCGGAGCCATCGATTATATAGCCAAAGTGCAGCTGGAGAAAGAGCAATTCGAACATGTTCTGCAACGGATTCATACAAGAATTAACGGGTTGACAAGCACGATAAGAAAGATGCCTGCACAGAATGAAATCAATTTCCATTATCGAAATGTGTATGCTCTTGTTTCACAAGATCGGAAATCAGAGCATAAATGGCCAATGGAGCTAACTGCGCATGAAGATGAGATAAGATGGGAGGTTGAGCGTCATAGCTGCATGTGGGCTGCACCCCCGTCCGAAGAGGATCAACTATTTCATCAATTGAGAGAATCCCTGCATCAAGTTCCCCAGTGTACGTTGTTGGTTTTATCTGATGTACAAGAGCTAACATGGTCGCAAATCAAAAACTGGATTATGAATTATACAGAGACGTCTTTATTCTATGTTTACAACCCCAATAACCAAGTCATTGCCGTTTCCATGAATGAAGAAGACACATGTTCAAATGAACCACAGGATGAGGACCTTGACCGGATTAAACAAATTTGGTTCCAAACCCCATGGACCCACCATGACAGTTACTACAATCAACTCATTGACCAGTTTATATCCTTACGATTACATAAAGGTCAGTTGATGGGATTGCTGTACTCAATCGTGATGGAATGGAACCACCTTTTTGCCCAAACTACGCTTGGAAGAATCGCGATGATCCATTCTTTCGAGTCTTGGTACGAGGTTGAAGAATGGATCAAACAGACTGCTGCAAGCATTCGCAAGGCTGATGAACAGACTTCGTACTCACAGGAAATCATCGATGCCGTGAAAAAAGCAGTGATGATCGTGCAGCAGGATTTGGAACAGGCCTATACAGCTTTAGGTCTCTCCCAACAACTCAACATCAGCCGAAGTTATTTCAGTCAATGTTTCAAAGATTTGATGGGGAAAACCTTTAATGAGTACTCCCGCTTCATCCGGGTAGAGAAATCCAAAGAGTACTTGCTCAATACGAATAATACGATTTTCTGGATTGCGGAGCGAGTGGGTTATTCGGATGAAAAATATTTCAGTCGGATTTTCCGCGAACTGACAGGTCTTCTGCCAAGCGAATATCGGCAGCTAGGTAGAGGGAATAAATAG
- a CDS encoding ABC transporter permease has product MKQGKWKARGRLGPGAMYHMMMLPGILFLLVFSYVPMVGIITAFQDYIPAKGMFGSEFVGLKHFMYMFKLPDIAQVVSNTLVIAIGKILLGTMMAIIFSVLLNEIRIKYVKKSVQTIVYLPHFLSWVVLASVVVNMFSLDGIVNQMLAFFGLENINFLGSNTWFQPLIIGTDVWKEFGYSSIVYLAAITSIDPGLYEAAGMDGASWWRKVWHITLPGMLPIILLMGVMSLTNILSAGFDQVYNLYNPVVYESGDILDTYVYRIGLVGRQYSFGTAVGLFKSVIGIVLLMSANQLAKKYTDRKIF; this is encoded by the coding sequence ATGAAACAGGGGAAATGGAAAGCGAGAGGGCGGCTCGGCCCAGGTGCCATGTACCATATGATGATGCTTCCGGGCATTTTGTTTTTGCTTGTATTCAGCTATGTTCCAATGGTCGGCATCATTACGGCGTTCCAGGATTATATACCGGCTAAGGGCATGTTCGGCTCCGAATTTGTAGGCCTGAAGCATTTTATGTATATGTTCAAGCTTCCGGATATCGCGCAGGTCGTCAGCAATACGTTGGTGATTGCGATTGGCAAGATTCTGCTCGGAACGATGATGGCCATCATTTTTTCCGTTTTATTAAATGAAATTCGTATTAAATACGTTAAAAAATCTGTGCAGACGATTGTTTATCTGCCACACTTTCTATCCTGGGTTGTACTGGCATCCGTTGTTGTCAACATGTTCAGTTTGGATGGCATTGTGAATCAAATGTTGGCTTTCTTTGGCCTCGAAAATATTAATTTCCTTGGCAGCAACACCTGGTTCCAGCCACTGATTATAGGAACAGACGTATGGAAAGAGTTTGGTTACAGTTCCATCGTCTATCTGGCTGCGATTACATCGATTGATCCCGGTCTGTATGAAGCCGCAGGAATGGATGGAGCCAGTTGGTGGAGAAAAGTCTGGCATATTACGCTGCCGGGCATGCTCCCTATCATTCTGCTCATGGGCGTAATGAGCTTGACCAACATTTTGAGCGCCGGTTTCGATCAAGTCTATAATCTGTATAACCCGGTTGTTTATGAGTCTGGCGACATTCTGGATACTTATGTCTATCGGATCGGTCTCGTTGGGCGACAGTATAGCTTCGGTACAGCTGTTGGTTTGTTCAAGTCCGTAATCGGTATTGTTTTGCTCATGTCTGCCAACCAGTTGGCCAAAAAATATACGGATCGAAAAATATTCTAA